The nucleotide window GACCTCAATTCTCAGGTCATCAAGCGTTGGCTGATGGCCATGATCAACGTCAGTTTGATCGACAGCCGCATGCAGGCCTGGGAGAAGGTCTACATTATCGCGGCCGCCAAGGAACTAGGGCTGAGCCGCTACGACGTTGAAGCAGCCATTCGCACGCGAACGCTTCAGTTAGAAGAGTGGACCGAAGGGATGCGAAGCATCGACATGTTCTCGTGGGTCGTTTACATGGCCGCCGCCGACGGGCGTTTCGATCCCAAAGAAATCGAGCAACTCAAAGAACTGGCTACCCACTACGGCATCTCGAACAAACGGCTCAAAGAGATGTGTCTCGCCGCGAAAGAAAATAAGCTTGAGGTGAGCATTCCGGAAGATCCGAACATCGGCCAGTTGTGGTTGGTGAAGATGATCGACATGGCCTTTGCCGACGGAAACGTCTGCTCGAAGGAGAAAAAAGTTCTGGCCAAGGTCGCCAAAAAGATTGGGCTAACCGACTACGATCTACAGCAACTCATTCGCCGCCGTCGAGCCGTCCTCTATAAGAAAGCGCAAGAGGTCTTACGCGAGAAGCCACCCGTCGACGACGACGAGCTACATCTGAAAACCGATTGGAGCGATTAGCCGCTCTTCCATCCCGAATCGACGGTTGGCCCAGAAATTTATCTCTGGGTGGCCATCGGCCACAAGCGGCTAGTGAGTTGGGATTGAACCCGATAGAGACTGTGCTATTTGTTCACGTACTTGCATTAGCCGCTTGTCAGCGTTGCCGACCCAGAGATAAATCTCTGGGCCAACCGGTCTCTCTTTTTTCAAGTCTGACGAGGCACTAGCCTTTTCGGACTAGCTTTGCTCTTAGGTCAGGGATGATCGAGCTGGGGACGAATTTCTCTAGCTGTTCGTCGTTGGCCAGTGGTGTGATCTGTTTCAGCAGGGAACTGGAGACGTGCCCGTACTGCTCGTCGGCCATAAGGAAGATGGTTTCAATCTCGCTGTCGAGCTTACGATTGGCCATCATCATGGTGAACTCGCCGGCGATGTCGGTCAGGGGGCGAATACCACGAATCATCACACATGCGCCGACGCTGCGCACGAACTCGACGGCCAGGCCATCAAACGTTTGGGCTTCGACATTAGGCATCTCGGCGGTCACGCGCAGCACCTGGTCGATCCGCTCTTCGGGGCTGAATAGCCCGGTCTTTTCTGCATTGATGCCAATACCCACGATCAAGCGGTCGACTAGCTTACTGCTTCGCTCGATCAAGTTCAGGTGCCCTAGCGTGATGGGATCGAACGATCCCACAAACACGGCGGTTCGGTTGCCATCGGCCATCGATTCAGTCCAGAAGGTTTTCTATTAAGCGTGGAGAGGTATTACGACTCGTCGAGCGTGGTGATGTAATGTCCGAGTATCCAACGAGCAAGGATGAAGTAAACCAATTTAGCGAGCTCGAATCCGACAGCCAGAACGATGCCGATAACCATGGAGAACATCATAATGTTCTTAAGCATCGCAGCCTGAGGGCCTCCTGCAGTTTCCGCCGAGAGCGCACTCTCCATGGCTTGCCAATTGGCCATTTGAATGAGGACGGTCGAAATGGCGTTGGCTATGACGAGCATAATCGCAATCACGATCGTATTGTTGAGCAAGCGATAATCCGAGAGCTGACCGCGACGGAGAACTTGAATGCTGGAGTAGAGCATCATGCTGCCGACCGCGAGCATGCCCAATGCCATCAGGATCATGGGAATAAAATAGGTCTGAGTGACCGCGGCCATTTTCGCCTGCATCTCGGCTTGCATTTGAAACTGTGGGTCGTCCGACGGCGGGGCGAAGTTAAATCCGCCTGGCGAGACCGTGTGCATAATGAGGGCTGGAATGGTGCCCAGAAATCCCATCAAATACAGGATAGCCAGAATGATCGCGATCACGACGACAATCGTGATCTTCTTCGGTCGCGCCGTTTGGCCAGGAAGAACTTCCACAAGTTCTTCCTCTCGATCGGTGAAGTCAACCATCAGGCTATCCTGGGTCAGGCAGGTCGTATCGTGCCCAGCGAACCGTTCGGTTTTCTGGGCACGATGAAAGTTAGTCAGCTGAAAGCTTAATCCACAGCGGCCAGGGTTTCTAGCAATCGCTCGATATCGGACCGATTGTTGTAGGCATGAGGACTGATCCTGGCAAAGTCACCGCGAACGCTAAAGTTTGCCCCGATTTTCTGCCCCGCCGCGCGGAGGTCTTGCGGGGACTTGCCGGGAACTTGAAACGAGACGATACCGGAACGCTCGTCCCCTTGGCGACTGGCCAAGATCTTGGCGCCGACACTTTCCAATTGCTGACAGGCAAAATCGGTCACTTCCAATACGCGGTCACCAATCGCCGACGTTTTCGGACCGGCACCATACTGCAAAAGAAGATCGAGACTGGCTCCCAGACCAATGAGCCCCGGCATGTTTTGCGATCCCCCTTCATACCGAGCCGCACTGTCGCGGAAGGTGAGGTCGATGTTATCGAAATTCTTTCGCCCGGCCACGCTGTTCCAACCAATCCCAATGGGATGCAGTTCGCTGAGCAGTTCCTGCTTCACATAGAAGAGCCCTGCCCCTTCAGGCCCCAGCATCCACTTGTGTCCATCGGCGGCTAGAAAATCGATATCGGCATCGCGAACGTCCAGCGGAAAGACGCCCATTGCTTGGATCGCGTCAAGAAAGAACAACGCCCCGGCATCGTGAGCGATTTTGGCGAGTGCTTTCGGGTCGATCCGCCAGCCGGTTTTGTAGCTGACCCAGCTGATAGACAAGAGTCGCGTCCGTTGGTCGCAGGCCTCGGCAATCTTATTGAGATCTGGCTGAACGCCGTCGACCGGGATCACGCGGACCTCAACTCCCTTGGTTTGCTGATGCAGCCAGGGGTAAAGATTCGAAGGAAATTCATTCCCCAGCACCACCAAATTGTCGCCAGGCTTCCAGGCAAGCCCTTCCGCGACGAGGTTGATGCCGTGGGTCGTGTTACTGACCAGGGCGATCTCTTTTTTCTGGGCTCCGATCAGCTTGGCACCAGATTCCCGGGTGTTTTCGATCGCTCGTTCCCAATCCAACCAGACCACATCCCCCTCATGGGCTGCTTGGTCGCACCAATTTTTAATTGCCTGAGAAGTTGCTTCCGGCAACGGGGCGACGGCCGCATGATCGAAATAAGCCCATTTTTGGGCGACTGGCATCGCCTCGCGAAAGCTTTGCCAGCGAGAATCATCAGAAAACGTCATGAAAAGCTTCTTTTAAGATCGACTGAAAGACTTGTTGGAAATATAGTTACGTCGTAAATTAGGACGGTTTTCACCGGGCCGGTTCCGTACCAATTTAAAGACTTTTCCATCCCGCTAACACCATCGAAGCAGCGGATAACGCTCTTCGGGTGGCCCTTGATCAGGCAGATTGTGCACTCTAGGTGACATTGCCTAAGCTTGAGGTATACTGGATGGGCTAGATAAACTGGTCAAAATTTGTCTTTTCATACCCGTAGCGTATCGCTGATTTGCTCCAGGAGTTGCTAATGCCGAAAGCGCTGACGATTGTGGGAATGGGGGTCTCCGTTCTCCTACTTCTGGTATTCGCGCTCGACCTGTTAGCTGGCGTTCCGTTTGGTGGCGTCAGCATGACGATGGATATTGCCTTTGTGATTTGTGCGGGGATCCTCGGATTTCTGTCGTACACCACCTTCGTTGAACAAAAATAGTTCGACGCTCCTAGCCCATATTGCGGGATTTCGTCCGAAAAATCGTGCGTCTTCCCGCGTCTCTCCCACTGGTAACGAGAAAGTTTGCTTTACGCGGTTCGCCTTGGCTGGAAAAATAGAGGAAAGCCAAAGCAAATCAAGGGAGATAGCGAGTGCTGAATTTGAATCGTCGACGAATGTTGGGAATGCTAGGTGGTCTATCCGCCGCTGCTGTTGCTCCACCTCTGTTGGCAGCGCCTCCGTCCGATTCGCAGAGACGTACCTGGCAGGCCTGTGTCGAGAAAGGCCTGGGTTGGGTTCAACGTACTCAATCGAGACTGGGGCACTGGACGGCTGCCAACTATCCCACCGCCATGACCGCGTTGGCCGGCACGGCCCTGTGTGCGTCTGGCTCGACCACGATGCAGGGACCTTACTCTGAAAACTTACGCCGTGCTGTCGAGTTTCTCGTTTCCAAGGCGCGTCCTAACGGCTTGATCGGCGATCCACTGACCGACAATCGCTATACGTACGGTCACGGTTTCTCGATGCTGTTCTTATCGCAGGTCTTGGGAGAGGAAGAAGACTCGCTGCGTCGTGAAGAACTGATCAAGATCTTGACCAATGCCGTGAAGTTTAGTGTCTTCGCCCAGACCAAATCGGGCGGCTGGGGCTATGTCAGCGCGAAGGACGGCAACGATTTCGACGAAGGCTCGACCACCATCACCCAGGTCCAGGGGCTACGCGGCTGCCGAAATGCAGGCATCCCGGTTCCGTCGGAAGCCGTCGAGAATGCCAAGAAGTATATCTACGACTGCCAGAATCCCGATGGAGGCATTTCGTATAGCTCGAAGAATCGTGGCACGTCACGCCCGGCGATTACGGCCGCTTCGATCTGCTGCCTGCAAAACGCAGGCGAAACGAAGTCGGATGTCGTTCAGAAGATGCTCGACTATTGCAAAAAGAACCTCTACCAGATCCAAACCCAAGCCCAGAGTTTCAGCCACTGGCATTACTCGTACCTGTATTACTCGCAGGTCGTTTATCGCGAAGGAACCGACGACAAATCGTTTTGGGAAGCATTCCGT belongs to Bremerella alba and includes:
- the coaD gene encoding pantetheine-phosphate adenylyltransferase gives rise to the protein MADGNRTAVFVGSFDPITLGHLNLIERSSKLVDRLIVGIGINAEKTGLFSPEERIDQVLRVTAEMPNVEAQTFDGLAVEFVRSVGACVMIRGIRPLTDIAGEFTMMMANRKLDSEIETIFLMADEQYGHVSSSLLKQITPLANDEQLEKFVPSSIIPDLRAKLVRKG
- a CDS encoding aminotransferase class V-fold PLP-dependent enzyme; translation: MTFSDDSRWQSFREAMPVAQKWAYFDHAAVAPLPEATSQAIKNWCDQAAHEGDVVWLDWERAIENTRESGAKLIGAQKKEIALVSNTTHGINLVAEGLAWKPGDNLVVLGNEFPSNLYPWLHQQTKGVEVRVIPVDGVQPDLNKIAEACDQRTRLLSISWVSYKTGWRIDPKALAKIAHDAGALFFLDAIQAMGVFPLDVRDADIDFLAADGHKWMLGPEGAGLFYVKQELLSELHPIGIGWNSVAGRKNFDNIDLTFRDSAARYEGGSQNMPGLIGLGASLDLLLQYGAGPKTSAIGDRVLEVTDFACQQLESVGAKILASRQGDERSGIVSFQVPGKSPQDLRAAGQKIGANFSVRGDFARISPHAYNNRSDIERLLETLAAVD
- a CDS encoding prenyltransferase/squalene oxidase repeat-containing protein encodes the protein MLGMLGGLSAAAVAPPLLAAPPSDSQRRTWQACVEKGLGWVQRTQSRLGHWTAANYPTAMTALAGTALCASGSTTMQGPYSENLRRAVEFLVSKARPNGLIGDPLTDNRYTYGHGFSMLFLSQVLGEEEDSLRREELIKILTNAVKFSVFAQTKSGGWGYVSAKDGNDFDEGSTTITQVQGLRGCRNAGIPVPSEAVENAKKYIYDCQNPDGGISYSSKNRGTSRPAITAASICCLQNAGETKSDVVQKMLDYCKKNLYQIQTQAQSFSHWHYSYLYYSQVVYREGTDDKSFWEAFRNRLYDRINSEQNGEGYWDETSIGPIYVTACNLIMMQLDLGYLPIYQR